The Crateriforma spongiae sequence GTTTCAGTCACTCGTTTACACTGCTTGAAGCACGGGGCCAGTATCTGATGTTGTTCTCGTGCCCCGAGTGTTCCGACCCGACCAGCATCCAGAAAGATGGTCAGCGTTGCTCGGGAATTACCGCCGATCAACCTTTCGCAGTCACACCGAAAATGCGCGCAGCCTTAAAAAGCACAACGAGTACTCTTGGGAGGACACGCCGTGAGCCAATCCTATCGGGAACGCTGGCGCTGATGCTTTGCATTGCGTCGGTTCCGCTGGCTGTTCAGGGCGAAGACCTCGTGTTGACGGAGACGGAAGACACCATTCGCATCACGCTCCGCCAGAAACCTGTGCTTGAATACGTGAAGACGGCGCGGCCGGTCCCGTCAGGGCTGGATCAGTACTACCAGCGTAGTGGCTACATCCATCCGGTGTTTGCCCCCACGGGCGAGCAAGTGACAGGAGACTACCCGTTGGATCATGCTCACCAGCACGCCCTGTTTTTCGCTTGGACAAAAGCAAAGTTTGATGGGACCAACGTGGATTTTTGGAACCAGGCGAAGCAATTGGCGGGCATCGAGTTCCGCGGCGTGTCCGAGATCAAACGATCTCCCCAGCGCGTTTCATTTTGCGTCAAGCACGCCTTCACTGTTGGCCAGGGGAATGAGCGAGTGGATGCGATTCACGAGACTTGGACTGTTTCCGTCTATCTGACCCCGAGTGATCATTTTTTGTTCGACGTTGAAAGTCGTCAGCGATGCGCCTCAGACAAG is a genomic window containing:
- a CDS encoding DUF6807 domain-containing protein is translated as MLCIASVPLAVQGEDLVLTETEDTIRITLRQKPVLEYVKTARPVPSGLDQYYQRSGYIHPVFAPTGEQVTGDYPLDHAHQHALFFAWTKAKFDGTNVDFWNQAKQLAGIEFRGVSEIKRSPQRVSFCVKHAFTVGQGNERVDAIHETWTVSVYLTPSDHFLFDVESRQRCASDKPLRIEEYHYGGMAVRGNATWLKESADRSIQPGDLQFLTSEGKNRWDGNHTRPHWVAMSGKIAGQDVSLTVFCHPDNFRAPQPVRLHPNKPYFCFAPSVVGDFEIEPGEEYVSRYRCLVTSGPVDVDLVEKHWKQYCSSNEDLVPGEESE